A window of the Candidatus Polarisedimenticolaceae bacterium genome harbors these coding sequences:
- a CDS encoding NAD(P)/FAD-dependent oxidoreductase, whose amino-acid sequence MTEETAVLILGGGPVGSAAGIVLASRGVPAILLESDRHPRFHVGESMLPHALPLFDRLGVHDTVRSLPRTIVKPGASFANHDGTRNVIFWFDEAFAPALPHAYNLSRDEFDGALFRIAGERGVDVREGWKAVAPEWDGDRLNGVRVRTPQGDERTIKARCVLDATGQGAFLATRMGWKSVYPDHKKLAIVGHYDGCFRPEGREAGNIVITITESGWFWFIPFRDGATSVGAVLDARRFGAIEGGLEAQFDAAVAATPDAARRLQHATRTIPAAAVQNFSFKVSRTHGDGFAMVGDAAGFLDPVFSTGVYIGMTVAERAAHDVATAITAKGRVDAADTAGAAALNKKLQRLFFSLIRSYYDPDFLAFFFHPRHGLQLPAAVVSVLAGDVLRDGAWKTIGRFRVLQGLGKAQRIARKFGRPIVPPLDGSPGDVRLQ is encoded by the coding sequence ATGACCGAAGAGACCGCGGTTCTCATCCTCGGCGGCGGGCCGGTGGGCAGCGCGGCGGGGATCGTCCTCGCCTCGCGCGGCGTGCCGGCGATCCTCCTCGAGTCCGACCGGCACCCGAGGTTCCACGTCGGCGAGTCGATGCTGCCGCACGCCCTGCCGCTCTTCGACCGGCTCGGTGTGCACGACACGGTGCGTTCGCTCCCGCGGACGATCGTGAAGCCCGGCGCGTCGTTCGCGAATCACGACGGGACGCGGAACGTGATCTTCTGGTTCGACGAGGCGTTCGCGCCCGCGCTGCCGCATGCGTACAACCTCAGCCGCGACGAGTTCGACGGTGCACTCTTCCGGATCGCGGGCGAGCGCGGGGTGGACGTGCGCGAGGGGTGGAAGGCGGTCGCCCCCGAGTGGGACGGCGACCGGCTCAACGGCGTCCGCGTGCGCACGCCGCAAGGGGACGAGCGGACGATCAAGGCCCGCTGCGTCCTCGACGCGACCGGTCAGGGCGCGTTCCTCGCGACCCGCATGGGGTGGAAGAGCGTCTACCCCGACCACAAGAAGCTGGCGATCGTCGGCCACTACGACGGCTGCTTCCGGCCCGAAGGTCGCGAGGCGGGGAACATCGTCATCACGATCACGGAGTCGGGGTGGTTCTGGTTCATCCCCTTCCGCGACGGAGCGACTTCGGTCGGCGCCGTCCTCGATGCGCGCCGCTTCGGGGCGATCGAGGGCGGCCTCGAGGCGCAGTTCGATGCGGCCGTGGCGGCCACCCCGGACGCCGCGCGGCGACTCCAGCACGCGACCCGGACGATCCCCGCCGCCGCCGTCCAGAACTTTTCCTTCAAGGTTTCGCGCACGCACGGCGACGGCTTCGCGATGGTGGGTGACGCCGCCGGCTTCCTGGATCCCGTCTTCTCGACCGGCGTGTACATCGGGATGACGGTCGCCGAGAGGGCGGCGCACGACGTCGCCACCGCGATCACCGCGAAGGGACGCGTCGACGCCGCCGACACCGCGGGCGCGGCGGCGCTCAACAAGAAGCTGCAGCGCCTCTTCTTCAGCCTGATCCGCTCGTACTACGACCCCGACTTCCTCGCGTTCTTCTTCCACCCCCGCCACGGACTTCAGCTTCCTGCGGCGGTCGTCTCGGTCCTTGCGGGCGATGTGCTCCGCGACGGCGCCTGGAAGACGATCGGGCGGTTCCGCGTTCTCCAGGGACTGGGGAAGGCGCAGCGGATCGCCCGGAAGTTCGGCCGCCCGATCGTGCCGCCGCTCGACGGGTCACCTGGAGACGTTCGGCTCCAATGA
- a CDS encoding class I SAM-dependent methyltransferase: protein MHGPSRSESDVHAPHAPLTEYYADEKQRRGFVSDLFDETAGDYDRIERMMALGTGPWYRRRALLRSGLVPGMEVLDVATGTGLVAAQAAAITGRSVVGVDPSFGMLRSGSRPNEIVAVRAAAERLPLPSDRFDFLSMGFALRHMSDLAAVFAEFHRVIRPGGTVCVLEITRPESALGLRALKTYMRLVIPALARVVGRHRDTPKLYRYFWDTIEACVPPQAVMATLTQAGFADVKRTVEIGIFSEYTGRKA from the coding sequence GTGCACGGCCCGTCTCGATCCGAGTCCGACGTCCATGCCCCGCACGCGCCGCTGACCGAGTACTACGCGGACGAGAAGCAGCGGCGGGGGTTCGTCAGCGACCTCTTCGACGAGACCGCGGGGGACTACGACCGGATCGAGCGGATGATGGCCCTCGGCACCGGCCCCTGGTACCGGCGGCGTGCGCTCCTCCGGTCGGGGCTCGTCCCGGGGATGGAGGTGCTCGACGTCGCGACTGGCACCGGGCTCGTGGCCGCTCAGGCCGCCGCGATCACGGGTCGATCGGTCGTCGGTGTCGACCCGAGCTTCGGCATGCTCCGCTCGGGCTCGAGGCCGAACGAAATCGTCGCCGTGCGGGCGGCCGCCGAGCGCCTGCCGTTACCGTCGGACCGGTTCGACTTCTTGAGCATGGGCTTCGCCCTCCGCCACATGTCCGACCTCGCGGCGGTGTTCGCCGAGTTCCACCGGGTCATCAGGCCCGGCGGAACGGTCTGCGTCCTCGAGATCACCCGCCCGGAGAGCGCGCTCGGGCTTCGCGCGCTCAAGACCTACATGAGGCTCGTGATCCCGGCGTTGGCGCGGGTCGTCGGCCGGCATCGCGACACGCCCAAGCTCTACCGCTACTTCTGGGACACGATCGAGGCGTGCGTGCCGCCGCAGGCGGTCATGGCGACGTTGACACAGGCCGGTTTCGCCGACGTGAAGCGCACCGTCGAGATCGGCATCTTCTCCGAATACACGGGGCGCAAGGCATGA
- a CDS encoding lysophospholipid acyltransferase family protein → MSVTAEAPPHAPRTGWARRVLGDYHVTGLFWYRFHRWSVSSTPEWTLGIWITIFTTFFFFTIWNIRRAIGANLENVLGPCGFFRRQRRIYATMWAFAWCLSERYERLATDRKFDVAVDGMEHWQAATANGRGCVLVTAHLGLYEVGSMMPSTVEKRHVHLIREPEIDPRAQEFIRESVRAVETEHYSMHFQSEDPLQGMFLLDVLRRGEIVAIQGDRPRTGGRIVPATLFGRPLSLPAGPASLARAAGVPLLPVFAIREGRRRYRCVFAPPIEPWGTADRQHEVAEATARVGEAVERAVRSAPHQWFVFREIWS, encoded by the coding sequence ATGAGCGTCACTGCGGAAGCGCCCCCCCACGCGCCGCGGACGGGGTGGGCCCGCCGCGTCCTCGGGGACTACCACGTCACGGGGCTCTTCTGGTACCGCTTCCACCGATGGTCGGTCTCCTCCACGCCCGAGTGGACGCTCGGCATCTGGATCACGATCTTCACGACGTTCTTCTTCTTCACGATCTGGAACATCAGGCGCGCGATCGGCGCCAACCTCGAAAATGTGCTCGGGCCCTGCGGCTTCTTCCGGCGGCAGCGGCGGATCTACGCGACCATGTGGGCGTTCGCGTGGTGCCTGAGCGAGCGCTACGAGCGCCTCGCGACCGACCGGAAGTTCGACGTCGCGGTCGACGGCATGGAGCACTGGCAGGCGGCGACCGCGAACGGCCGCGGCTGCGTGCTCGTCACGGCGCACCTCGGCCTCTACGAGGTCGGCTCGATGATGCCGTCGACGGTCGAGAAGCGGCACGTCCACCTGATCCGCGAGCCGGAGATCGATCCCCGCGCGCAGGAGTTCATCCGCGAGAGTGTCCGCGCGGTCGAGACCGAGCACTATTCGATGCATTTTCAGAGCGAGGATCCCCTGCAGGGGATGTTCCTCCTCGACGTACTGCGCAGGGGCGAGATCGTCGCCATCCAGGGCGACCGCCCGCGCACCGGTGGACGCATCGTGCCGGCGACGCTCTTCGGGCGGCCGCTGTCGCTCCCCGCGGGTCCCGCCTCGCTCGCCCGCGCCGCAGGCGTCCCGCTCCTCCCCGTCTTCGCGATCCGCGAGGGGCGGCGGCGCTACCGCTGCGTCTTCGCGCCGCCAATCGAACCGTGGGGCACGGCCGACCGTCAGCACGAGGTGGCCGAGGCCACGGCGCGCGTCGGCGAAGCGGTCGAGCGTGCCGTGCGGTCCGCGCCCCACCAGTGGTTCGTGTTCCGCGAGATCTGGAGCTAG
- a CDS encoding methyltransferase: protein MPTTSRRRGIDERASYLAPELLPFFDDAFVRSCDLFEEYVGRLTGDVFARSGLSQACREPVTVAEAIERAGLDPRAATVPVDWMFRMLASRGRLAEAGEGRYRVVRDDAEDAATILAAQEAHDPRPLPSFAIAALAAERYPAVLRGETTGERALFTAEHMSTWAAYFSNANVIYSISNKLAAVAGEAVLPSSAASILEIGGGLGSGAAALCGRLVASGRDVSRIAYRFTEVSIPFLRRGRALLEDAFPGVALSFARLDMNAPFGDAGVERGSADLVLAVNALHVAKDLSFTLGEIREALAPTGSLVAGECLRPFPRQAVYVEFVFNLLESFRDPVLNADWRPNGGFLTPEQWTEALTRHGFRDVRFVPDVASIRDDYPSFVIAAIVARRA, encoded by the coding sequence ATGCCCACGACCAGCCGGCGGCGCGGGATCGACGAGCGTGCGTCGTACCTCGCCCCGGAGCTGCTGCCCTTCTTCGACGACGCGTTCGTGCGCTCGTGCGATCTCTTCGAGGAGTACGTCGGCCGCCTGACCGGCGACGTGTTCGCGCGCTCGGGGCTGTCCCAGGCCTGCCGCGAGCCGGTGACCGTCGCCGAGGCGATCGAGCGAGCCGGGCTCGACCCGCGGGCCGCCACCGTCCCCGTCGATTGGATGTTCCGTATGCTCGCCTCGCGCGGGCGGCTGGCGGAAGCCGGTGAGGGCCGTTACCGCGTCGTCCGCGACGACGCCGAGGATGCCGCGACGATCCTCGCCGCCCAGGAGGCGCACGATCCCCGCCCCCTTCCTTCCTTCGCGATCGCGGCGCTCGCCGCCGAGCGCTACCCCGCCGTTCTCAGGGGCGAGACCACCGGCGAGCGCGCCCTCTTCACGGCCGAGCACATGTCGACGTGGGCGGCGTACTTCTCGAACGCCAACGTCATCTACTCGATCAGCAACAAGCTCGCCGCGGTGGCGGGGGAGGCGGTGCTTCCTTCGTCCGCCGCAAGCATCCTCGAGATCGGCGGCGGCCTCGGGAGCGGAGCGGCGGCGCTGTGCGGGCGGCTCGTCGCGAGCGGCCGCGACGTTTCCCGGATCGCTTACCGGTTCACCGAAGTGTCGATACCGTTCTTGAGGCGCGGGCGGGCGCTGCTCGAGGACGCCTTTCCGGGAGTCGCGCTCTCGTTCGCGAGGCTCGACATGAATGCCCCGTTCGGCGACGCCGGGGTCGAGCGCGGATCGGCCGATCTCGTCCTCGCTGTCAACGCGCTCCACGTCGCCAAGGACCTCAGCTTCACGCTCGGCGAGATCCGCGAGGCGCTCGCGCCGACGGGGAGCCTCGTCGCCGGCGAGTGCTTGCGTCCGTTCCCCAGGCAGGCGGTCTACGTCGAGTTCGTGTTCAACCTCCTCGAGTCGTTCCGCGACCCGGTCTTGAACGCGGACTGGCGCCCGAACGGGGGCTTCCTGACCCCCGAGCAGTGGACGGAGGCGCTCACACGGCACGGCTTCCGTGACGTCCGTTTCGTCCCGGATGTCGCGTCGATCCGCGACGACTACCCGTCGTTCGTCATCGCGGCGATCGTCGCGCGCCGCGCGTGA
- a CDS encoding MMPL family transporter yields the protein MSGSSPSRLARSIAMRPRLTLAIGCLLAAVSLWPAARLGIRSDVEAMLPNGTPAAEAYRAFLGTFGGIERAYVTIRLPDGVPADPDRLADAAETLADALAASPEVARVRYALDASDEAFATAELAPRLPLLLGEHAPESVAAATTPGALAARVDALRDAAEGPAALFLSSIASADPLGLAEHGLRGLSPGSALPFDPVTGVLLSKDQRAVLIVVTPKRGEADAEGGRALSAALDAAYAAVRKEQGGDLVFDAIGGPLYAVHDEAALKDDLVRILTAAGVVVLLMIVVAFEGISIPAISIAAVAIGQLWCAALVALALGNVTAVGVGFAAILLGLGDDFTIHLGARFREIWASGQEPRTAMMQTVDETWPGISTAAFTTAMAFACLGLAHFRPLRELGLVVAVGVLLSLAATFWSAGPMLILVSRLWKRVRAPRWRGFGWFVTWGVRAGGGFPRASLAACALLTLASIVGVTRLSLDTDMRRLRPSDHPAARAEERLVKDFGIGLDTSTITVEGRDVDRALDRAAAVASIVRERYPDAEIVTPSDWLVQGDRLAARVAALRPLGLDAAAQRLSVALDGAGLNVHAFDPALDVLRGIADGKAPPPIAPAKWPDWIADGIREGPQGTAVAVRVRMPADAWPLGPPAALLDAIEKAAPGAKVANAKRLGAELRNVAVRDLERLGSLAIAVVLGLVAFSYRGNVAATALTFLPVVLGTAWTAGLWGALGLPLDLFSLCVLPVMVGIGVDDGLHVMHLARQRGEDLERAALDAGRGVVLTNLTTCAGFAALALSHVPALRNGGLLICTGNLLCLVATLVVLPAVARLKGSR from the coding sequence GTGAGCGGAAGCTCGCCCAGCCGGCTCGCGCGCTCGATCGCGATGCGCCCCCGGCTCACGCTCGCGATCGGCTGCTTGCTCGCCGCCGTCTCGCTCTGGCCGGCGGCGCGCCTCGGGATCCGGAGCGACGTCGAGGCGATGCTCCCCAACGGGACTCCGGCCGCCGAGGCGTACCGCGCCTTCCTGGGCACGTTCGGCGGCATCGAGCGCGCTTACGTGACGATCCGCCTGCCCGACGGCGTTCCCGCCGACCCGGATCGTCTCGCCGATGCCGCGGAGACTCTCGCCGACGCGCTCGCGGCCTCGCCCGAGGTGGCGCGCGTCCGTTACGCGCTCGACGCCTCGGACGAGGCGTTCGCCACGGCGGAGCTCGCGCCGCGCCTCCCGCTCCTTCTCGGCGAGCACGCCCCGGAGTCCGTCGCGGCCGCGACGACGCCCGGCGCTCTCGCGGCGCGCGTCGACGCGCTGCGCGACGCGGCGGAGGGGCCGGCGGCGCTCTTCCTCTCGTCGATCGCCTCCGCCGACCCTCTCGGGCTCGCCGAGCACGGCCTTCGCGGGCTCAGCCCGGGGAGCGCGCTGCCGTTCGATCCCGTGACCGGGGTTCTCCTCTCGAAGGATCAGCGTGCGGTGCTCATCGTCGTGACCCCGAAGCGCGGCGAGGCCGACGCCGAAGGGGGCCGGGCGCTCAGCGCCGCGCTCGATGCGGCCTACGCGGCGGTGCGGAAGGAGCAGGGCGGCGATCTCGTCTTCGATGCGATCGGCGGGCCGCTGTACGCGGTGCACGACGAGGCGGCGCTGAAGGACGATCTCGTCCGCATCCTCACCGCAGCGGGCGTCGTCGTCCTCCTCATGATCGTCGTCGCGTTCGAGGGGATCTCGATTCCCGCGATCTCGATCGCCGCGGTTGCGATCGGGCAGCTCTGGTGCGCGGCGCTCGTCGCGCTCGCGCTCGGCAACGTCACCGCGGTCGGCGTCGGGTTCGCCGCGATCCTGCTCGGCCTCGGCGACGATTTCACGATCCACCTCGGCGCAAGGTTCCGGGAGATCTGGGCGTCCGGACAGGAGCCCCGGACGGCGATGATGCAGACGGTCGACGAGACGTGGCCGGGGATCTCGACCGCCGCGTTCACGACCGCGATGGCGTTCGCCTGCCTCGGGCTCGCGCACTTCCGGCCGCTCCGGGAGCTCGGGCTCGTCGTCGCCGTCGGCGTCTTGCTCTCGCTCGCCGCGACGTTCTGGTCGGCGGGGCCGATGCTGATCCTCGTCTCCCGCCTGTGGAAGCGCGTGCGCGCTCCAAGGTGGCGCGGATTCGGATGGTTCGTGACGTGGGGTGTCCGGGCCGGCGGCGGATTCCCGCGGGCTTCGCTCGCGGCGTGCGCCCTCCTCACGCTCGCCTCGATCGTGGGGGTAACTCGGCTGTCCCTCGATACCGACATGCGGCGACTCCGGCCGTCCGATCATCCCGCCGCGCGTGCGGAGGAGCGGCTCGTCAAGGACTTCGGTATCGGCCTCGACACGTCGACGATCACGGTCGAGGGGCGGGATGTCGATCGAGCCCTCGACCGGGCCGCCGCGGTCGCGTCGATCGTGCGCGAGCGGTACCCGGATGCGGAGATCGTGACGCCGTCCGATTGGCTCGTGCAGGGCGACCGGCTCGCGGCGCGCGTCGCGGCGCTTCGCCCGCTCGGGCTCGACGCCGCGGCGCAGCGACTCTCCGTGGCGCTCGACGGCGCGGGCTTGAACGTGCACGCCTTCGACCCCGCGCTCGACGTCCTCCGCGGCATCGCGGACGGGAAGGCGCCGCCGCCGATCGCGCCCGCGAAGTGGCCCGACTGGATCGCCGACGGGATCCGCGAGGGGCCGCAGGGGACCGCCGTCGCCGTGCGGGTCCGCATGCCGGCGGACGCCTGGCCCTTGGGACCGCCGGCCGCCCTTCTCGACGCGATCGAGAAGGCAGCTCCCGGGGCGAAGGTCGCGAACGCGAAGCGCCTCGGCGCCGAGCTGCGTAACGTCGCCGTCCGCGATCTCGAGCGGCTCGGGAGCCTGGCGATCGCCGTCGTCCTCGGCCTCGTCGCGTTCTCGTACCGCGGCAACGTCGCCGCAACGGCGCTGACGTTCCTCCCGGTCGTCCTGGGGACCGCGTGGACCGCGGGTTTATGGGGCGCGCTCGGCCTGCCGCTCGATCTCTTCTCGCTCTGCGTCCTGCCGGTCATGGTCGGGATCGGGGTCGACGACGGGCTTCACGTCATGCACCTCGCCCGGCAGCGCGGCGAGGACCTCGAGCGCGCGGCGCTGGACGCCGGCCGCGGCGTCGTCCTCACGAACCTGACCACCTGCGCCGGATTCGCCGCGCTCGCGCTCTCCCACGTCCCGGCCCTGCGGAACGGGGGCCTCCTCATCTGCACCGGAAATCTCCTGTGCCTCGTCGCGACGCTCGTCGTGCTGCCGGCCGTCGCGCGCCTGAAGGGCTCTCGGTAA
- a CDS encoding SDR family oxidoreductase, translating into MNGTVLVTGGTRGIGRAVVRTLLAAGRRVAFTYRQREDDARAIVEAANGHALAWRYDLADRTRPGDLVPEIEAALGPIDGLVNNAAIRRDGLLATTADADWDAILDADLGAAFRCCRAVIPGMISRRRGSIVNVSSLTAVRGVAGQAAYGAAKAGLIGMTKSLARELGRRSVRVNAVVPGLVMTEMVADAPPEKLQALRAIEALPSGTLPEDVAATIVFLLSDEARAITGQSFLVDAGSTA; encoded by the coding sequence ATGAACGGCACCGTTCTGGTCACGGGGGGGACACGCGGCATCGGCCGCGCCGTCGTCAGAACGCTGCTCGCCGCCGGTCGCCGCGTCGCCTTCACCTATCGACAGCGCGAGGACGACGCGCGCGCGATCGTCGAGGCGGCGAACGGTCACGCGCTCGCCTGGCGCTACGACCTCGCCGATCGTACGCGTCCGGGCGACCTCGTGCCGGAGATCGAGGCCGCGCTCGGTCCGATCGACGGCCTCGTCAACAACGCGGCGATTCGTCGGGACGGCCTCCTCGCCACGACCGCCGACGCCGACTGGGATGCGATCCTCGACGCGGACTTGGGCGCGGCGTTCCGCTGCTGCCGCGCGGTCATCCCGGGAATGATCTCGAGGCGCCGTGGGAGCATCGTCAACGTGTCGTCGCTCACGGCGGTGCGGGGTGTCGCGGGGCAGGCGGCGTACGGCGCGGCGAAGGCCGGTCTCATCGGCATGACGAAGTCGCTCGCGCGGGAGCTGGGACGGCGGAGCGTGCGCGTCAACGCCGTGGTGCCGGGTCTCGTCATGACCGAGATGGTCGCGGACGCGCCGCCGGAGAAGCTCCAGGCCCTGCGCGCGATCGAGGCGCTCCCTTCGGGGACTCTCCCCGAGGACGTGGCGGCGACGATCGTCTTCCTCCTCTCCGACGAGGCGCGCGCGATCACCGGGCAATCGTTCCTCGTCGATGCCGGAAGCACCGCCTGA
- a CDS encoding glycosyltransferase family 2 protein, with the protein MSGRRFAIAIPALDAAATVPAVIRRALAVHAHVIVVDDGSTDGTGDAARAAGVSVLVHPENFGKGRALKTAFDHLFGAGFDAVVTVDADGQHPPEETPRLIDAWRDGADLVLGTRDHLFAKMSAVRRASNGTSSWLISHVAGASLPDCQTGFRLYTRELIAAVGFPEARFEAESAVIVRAVRHGFRIIGIPIRLDEPDGRATSHYRPVVDSMRIAGAVARARFEGRG; encoded by the coding sequence GTGAGCGGCCGGCGTTTCGCGATCGCGATCCCTGCGCTCGACGCGGCGGCCACAGTCCCCGCGGTCATTCGACGCGCGCTCGCCGTGCATGCCCACGTGATCGTCGTCGACGACGGCTCGACCGACGGCACCGGCGACGCGGCACGCGCCGCGGGTGTGAGCGTGCTCGTGCACCCGGAGAACTTCGGCAAGGGACGCGCGCTCAAGACGGCGTTCGATCATCTCTTCGGAGCCGGGTTCGACGCGGTCGTCACGGTCGACGCCGACGGCCAGCATCCGCCCGAGGAGACGCCCAGGCTCATCGACGCATGGCGCGACGGCGCCGACCTCGTCCTCGGCACCCGCGACCATCTCTTCGCCAAGATGAGCGCGGTCCGGCGCGCGTCGAACGGGACCTCGTCGTGGCTCATCTCGCACGTCGCCGGCGCCTCGCTGCCCGATTGCCAAACCGGCTTCCGCCTCTACACGCGCGAGCTGATCGCGGCGGTCGGGTTTCCCGAGGCGCGCTTCGAGGCGGAGAGCGCGGTGATCGTTCGCGCGGTCCGTCACGGGTTCCGTATCATCGGGATCCCGATCCGGCTCGACGAGCCGGACGGCCGGGCGACGAGCCACTACAGGCCGGTCGTCGACTCGATGCGGATCGCAGGAGCCGTGGCGCGCGCGCGATTCGAGGGACGCGGATGA
- a CDS encoding beta-ketoacyl synthase N-terminal-like domain-containing protein, whose translation MSPRVVVTGLGAVGPHGVGREALAAAFARGEPLASAVDRSEGFHDGAGSRLAAAVGAADLGAWLPPSQARRLGKPSRWAVAASRMALAEAGLADLQGKRAAVFLATAFGAVHYTEKLVRQLLDEGPEAAQPFYFSECVANAAAGQVAIALGASGANVTVTQREAGPLIALARGAQEVGEGRADVAIVGSADEMTPLLHAILDRYRATTRAEGESPRPFDRDRDGMLAGEGATMLVLEREADATARGASPLARIAGSASAFDPTATPSDWGDGADGLGRRLRVMRETLGPIDAIVSGASGTRRGDRLEALVLRSGWDGGALPPVLVPKAVVGEYAGGVLSGGLLALAGASFGPVAGFRSPDPELLVMPHDGSRFPRPARILASSLAAGGAAAWAVLERA comes from the coding sequence GTGAGCCCGCGGGTGGTCGTGACCGGGCTCGGCGCGGTCGGCCCTCACGGCGTCGGGAGGGAGGCTCTCGCGGCGGCATTCGCCCGAGGCGAGCCGCTGGCGAGCGCGGTCGACCGGTCGGAAGGGTTCCACGACGGCGCAGGATCGCGCCTCGCCGCAGCGGTCGGTGCCGCCGACCTCGGCGCCTGGCTGCCGCCTTCGCAGGCGCGACGCCTCGGCAAGCCGTCGCGATGGGCCGTCGCGGCGAGCCGCATGGCGCTCGCGGAGGCCGGGCTCGCCGATCTCCAGGGGAAGCGTGCCGCGGTCTTCCTCGCGACCGCGTTCGGCGCCGTCCATTACACCGAGAAGCTCGTGAGGCAGCTCCTGGATGAGGGCCCCGAGGCGGCGCAGCCGTTCTACTTCTCGGAGTGCGTCGCGAACGCCGCGGCCGGCCAGGTCGCGATCGCGCTCGGCGCATCCGGCGCCAACGTGACGGTGACGCAGCGCGAGGCGGGGCCGCTCATCGCCCTGGCGCGGGGAGCGCAGGAAGTCGGCGAGGGACGGGCCGACGTCGCGATCGTCGGATCCGCCGACGAGATGACGCCGCTCCTCCACGCGATTCTCGATCGCTATCGCGCGACGACCCGCGCCGAAGGCGAATCGCCTAGGCCCTTCGACCGCGACCGTGACGGGATGCTCGCGGGGGAGGGCGCGACGATGCTCGTCCTCGAGCGCGAGGCCGACGCGACGGCGCGCGGCGCATCCCCGCTCGCACGGATCGCCGGGTCGGCGTCGGCGTTCGACCCCACCGCCACCCCGAGCGACTGGGGCGACGGTGCGGACGGCCTCGGCCGCCGCCTCCGCGTCATGCGAGAAACGCTCGGGCCGATCGACGCGATCGTCTCGGGAGCATCGGGGACCCGGCGAGGGGACCGGCTCGAGGCGCTCGTTCTCCGCAGCGGATGGGACGGCGGCGCGCTGCCGCCGGTTCTCGTTCCGAAAGCGGTCGTCGGCGAGTACGCCGGAGGCGTTCTCTCCGGCGGCCTGCTCGCCCTCGCGGGAGCGTCGTTCGGACCGGTCGCCGGCTTCCGCTCGCCCGATCCCGAGCTCCTGGTCATGCCGCACGACGGGAGCCGCTTTCCGCGCCCCGCGCGGATCCTCGCGTCCTCGCTCGCCGCGGGGGGAGCGGCCGCATGGGCGGTCCTGGAGCGGGCGTGA
- a CDS encoding beta-ketoacyl-[acyl-carrier-protein] synthase family protein, with protein sequence MSGAERSVPTSADIVVTGLGAVTAYGWGVDPLWDGLREGAGAIAPFSRFDATRHRTRLAAQVPPSPAGARYERRSSFADRFAVESVREALRMAGLEGAASGPMTGVFFGSSTGGMLESERYYERLLHDPRHRARPGLLASQQLNGPGDAVAREIGAQGPSETFSSACASGAIAIGAALRALRRGEVDLAVAGASDALCQLTYAGFNALRSVDERPSRPFRADRAGLSIGEGAGVLVLERRARALSRGARVLATVAGEAATCDAFHMTAPQPQGHGAARAMRLALEDAGATPAEVDFVNAHGTGTPLNDAAEAAALQAVFGDRVPAIPVTSTKASIGHLLGSAGAVEALVTVMCLVRREVHPMPPAGDPDAALGLDLVLGRHRPLRRAGCALSTSLAFGGANAALVLRHDEAA encoded by the coding sequence ATGTCCGGAGCTGAGCGCAGCGTTCCCACATCCGCGGACATCGTCGTCACCGGGCTCGGCGCCGTCACCGCATACGGCTGGGGAGTCGACCCGCTGTGGGACGGTCTGCGCGAAGGCGCGGGCGCGATCGCTCCTTTCTCCCGCTTCGATGCGACACGTCACCGCACGCGACTCGCGGCGCAGGTCCCGCCTTCGCCCGCGGGCGCGCGTTACGAGCGCCGGTCAAGTTTCGCCGACCGGTTCGCGGTCGAGAGCGTCCGCGAGGCGCTCCGCATGGCCGGGCTCGAAGGGGCCGCCTCGGGGCCGATGACCGGCGTCTTCTTCGGCAGCTCCACGGGCGGGATGCTCGAGAGCGAGCGTTACTACGAGCGCCTTCTCCACGACCCGAGGCACCGCGCGCGCCCGGGTCTCCTGGCCAGCCAGCAGCTCAACGGCCCGGGTGACGCCGTCGCGCGCGAGATCGGGGCTCAAGGTCCGAGCGAGACGTTCTCCTCCGCCTGCGCCTCCGGCGCGATCGCGATCGGCGCCGCGCTGCGGGCTCTCCGCCGGGGCGAGGTCGATCTCGCCGTCGCCGGCGCGTCCGACGCGCTGTGCCAGCTCACCTACGCCGGGTTCAACGCGCTGCGCTCGGTCGACGAGCGCCCGTCGCGTCCGTTCCGCGCCGATCGCGCGGGCCTCTCGATCGGCGAAGGCGCCGGGGTGCTCGTCCTGGAGCGGCGCGCCCGGGCCCTCTCTCGCGGCGCGCGGGTCCTCGCGACGGTGGCCGGCGAAGCGGCGACGTGCGATGCGTTCCACATGACGGCGCCGCAGCCGCAAGGACACGGGGCCGCGCGCGCGATGCGGCTCGCGCTCGAGGACGCCGGTGCGACGCCCGCGGAGGTCGACTTCGTCAACGCCCACGGGACCGGGACACCGCTCAACGACGCGGCGGAGGCGGCCGCGCTCCAGGCCGTGTTCGGTGATCGCGTTCCGGCGATTCCGGTCACTTCCACGAAGGCGTCGATCGGGCACCTCCTCGGCTCGGCCGGTGCGGTCGAGGCTCTCGTCACGGTGATGTGCCTCGTGCGCCGTGAGGTCCACCCGATGCCGCCTGCCGGAGATCCGGACGCCGCGCTCGGGCTCGATCTCGTCCTCGGGCGGCACCGTCCGCTTCGGCGCGCCGGCTGTGCCCTCTCGACGAGCCTCGCCTTCGGGGGCGCCAACGCCGCGCTGGTCCTGCGGCACGACGAGGCCGCGTGA